The following are from one region of the Archangium lipolyticum genome:
- a CDS encoding FAD-binding protein, whose translation MPPLRQHPALETSSAREVAPSRAEEARWRTLRKRAKVYGWLSLTGSLVGSVFLSHPRLFGRARTTLSRSRGAAWALHFIEVPMMGCICSVALYALRRLDRTTVHRFSELVGLSNAVKLTFFGFESAALIGSFPRGAGTEEKLTYVAGSLLLLTGVGVGLWVRLGVHDYFHPALDPRFVHPQTEEELVQLIKRARAQGVQIRTRGATHCVPGGIYTDDSGQHINVQLDRYTRVVHWDERAMRVTVQAGCHLGVDPTDPLSNEDNSLLHQLEARGWALPDLGGITHQTVGGFLSTGSMGGTTRHELGASIVGIRLIDGTGRVHELTPGNEDFYAAGVSMGLLGIISTVTFQCEPRYDVVGKQVSSRTSQCAVALFEPGEGGLRHFLETDDDTYARLLWWPQRGVDKVQLWRARRETSPESKTYRRALTRRPFVAIPRVFQIFVNQFYNFIAHDDPPYGPLTERVVRLVLNAFVPSKETKEFRGPWHEILPMDDGVSDELLPTDFTELFIDIARSAEVMKLLDGYFNPDPSDTQGAGEARGMGRTGAYAFEIYAGAASPFWMSPSQGRHSIRVDVFWFRTDKEHVRQNFYERFWELLAPFGFRLHWGKYLPRPDSLTGTDYLRRQYPMWDRFMEVRQRMDPDGVFLSGYWKEHLGIAPSLARTTPVGSIASSRS comes from the coding sequence ATGCCACCCCTGCGACAACATCCAGCACTCGAGACTTCTTCTGCAAGGGAGGTAGCCCCGTCCCGGGCCGAGGAGGCGAGGTGGCGGACCCTGAGGAAGCGGGCGAAGGTCTACGGCTGGCTGAGCCTGACGGGGTCGCTCGTGGGGAGCGTGTTCCTGTCACACCCTCGGCTCTTCGGCCGGGCGCGGACCACCCTGAGCCGGAGCAGGGGCGCGGCCTGGGCCCTGCACTTCATCGAGGTGCCCATGATGGGCTGCATCTGCTCCGTGGCGCTTTACGCGCTGCGCCGGCTCGACCGCACGACCGTCCACCGGTTCTCGGAGCTCGTCGGACTGTCCAACGCGGTGAAGCTGACGTTCTTCGGGTTCGAGAGCGCCGCCCTCATCGGCAGCTTCCCCCGGGGGGCGGGCACGGAGGAGAAGCTCACCTATGTCGCGGGCTCGCTGCTGCTGCTGACCGGCGTGGGCGTGGGCCTCTGGGTCCGGCTCGGGGTGCATGACTACTTCCACCCGGCACTGGATCCGAGGTTCGTCCATCCGCAGACGGAGGAGGAACTCGTCCAGCTCATCAAGCGCGCACGGGCCCAGGGCGTCCAGATCCGGACGCGCGGCGCGACCCACTGCGTGCCCGGGGGCATCTACACCGACGACAGCGGACAGCACATCAACGTGCAGCTCGACCGGTACACGCGGGTCGTCCACTGGGACGAGCGGGCGATGCGCGTCACCGTCCAGGCGGGTTGCCACCTGGGAGTGGATCCGACCGATCCCCTGTCCAACGAGGACAACAGCCTCCTGCACCAGCTGGAGGCGCGCGGCTGGGCGCTGCCGGACCTCGGCGGCATCACCCATCAGACAGTGGGCGGATTCCTGTCCACGGGCTCGATGGGGGGCACGACACGTCACGAGCTGGGCGCGTCCATCGTGGGCATCCGCCTCATCGATGGGACGGGCCGGGTGCACGAGCTCACACCCGGGAACGAGGACTTCTACGCCGCGGGCGTCTCCATGGGACTGCTGGGCATCATCTCCACGGTGACCTTCCAGTGCGAGCCGCGCTACGACGTCGTCGGCAAGCAGGTCTCCAGCCGCACCAGCCAGTGCGCCGTCGCGTTGTTCGAGCCTGGGGAGGGAGGCTTGCGGCATTTCCTCGAGACGGATGACGACACCTATGCCCGGCTGCTCTGGTGGCCCCAGCGGGGTGTCGACAAGGTGCAGCTCTGGCGGGCGCGCCGAGAGACGAGCCCGGAGTCGAAGACCTACCGCCGCGCGCTCACCCGCAGACCCTTCGTCGCGATCCCTCGCGTCTTCCAGATCTTCGTCAATCAGTTCTACAACTTCATCGCGCACGATGATCCGCCCTACGGTCCGCTGACCGAGAGGGTGGTGCGGCTCGTCCTGAATGCCTTCGTGCCCTCCAAGGAGACGAAGGAGTTCCGGGGCCCCTGGCACGAGATCCTGCCAATGGACGATGGCGTCTCGGACGAGCTGTTGCCCACGGACTTCACCGAGCTCTTCATCGACATCGCGCGGTCCGCGGAGGTGATGAAGCTCCTGGATGGCTATTTCAATCCCGACCCCTCGGACACGCAGGGGGCCGGGGAGGCGAGGGGAATGGGGCGCACCGGCGCGTATGCATTCGAGATCTACGCGGGCGCCGCGAGCCCCTTCTGGATGAGCCCCAGCCAGGGGCGGCACTCCATCCGGGTGGACGTGTTCTGGTTCCGCACGGACAAGGAGCACGTCCGGCAGAACTTCTACGAGCGGTTCTGGGAGCTGCTCGCGCCGTTCGGCTTCCGCCTGCACTGGGGCAAGTACCT
- a CDS encoding protein kinase domain-containing protein, producing the protein MTRHDKDSQGSPLESDFEDPFLREVSRFSLSLPAPRSGERLGGRDGRRFEILGKLGKGGMGLVFRARDELLQRIVALKFISSGRELTQESLDRLIQEEARLVAQLDHENIVRIFDVSEWKGTPFLIMEYLEGQSLDTLLRRGALEPRRALHILSDVTAGLAHAHSRQVLHRDLKPSNVFLLPDGRVKLLDFGLGGLASSLGFDLLKSGTPAFMAPEQWRGQPQDMRTDTWAAGLLLYQMLTGELPYSPGNLRTLRKGVLSAEPVPSVRIRRPDLPETVDRFLARALAKAPSRRFQSALEMHERLRVLEWSLAPSDEAPPPRFTPHRRQLTLVCVRLVGHLASLDPEDLSDVQAAFHQVCSRILERHGGWVALRMGDEVLGCFGYPLVREDDVVCAVRAALALTRMVEELPGAFQAGLAVQVGVHTDLVVLDASDPSTPRGHPPSIRSEAPHLARWLARQAEPHTVDLSENTWQGARGNFVTEPLGQRFFQSSLGPMRVGVHRLRAERPETTRFERALARGLTPLVGRSTELRQLFGWWEEARRGQGTVVLLSGEAGIGKSRLIQELSEHVGREGGHLVSSQCWPQLSRSAFHPVLEWVTHLAALEPEASPERRRDHLEEVLRSLDMPLPESLLLLGQLLGLPPHEELPPLLLSPEQQRVQTLETLTTLLLRLPARLPGTRGQGPLLLVLEDLHWADPSTLRLLSRLGELIDGTGLFLLLSARPELRFSWRSHPGFHLLVLDRLGADETAEMVRRLTGGRLPLPAETIELLVRKTEGIPLFVEEMTRMVLTRGTSGTPAGALPITLQELLLARLDPLPPEQKELAWKGAVIGRGFTEEQLAALSERGGPTLRRDLEELVEAGLLLRTGEEPERRYEFRHALIQEAAYESLVKPRRRQYHHQVATLLEHPLTGAPSAPPELIAHHYTRAGELLPAIRYWALAGELALNRSAFEESISHLEQALRLFKRLPGVARRVEEELRLLVLLGQALIAARNYSAPEVEQLYERIAQLFHDVRNEPILVAASMGLFNRNLMRLNFPLACELAGQIVSLGQRVHEPQLVVIGRLMEGSIRLIQGEILVAEPLLHEAVALGASGVERAPRRTLGMLEPDPLAMALAYSALALTLRCEQREGQRLSDRALRRAEQLGHPYTFVLVSTVTNALYQTRFDAWRVLAVTERESLVYEQNPSLRVESWMPVLRGWALVLLGPRRDEGYTLMLEGLDHLRQMQAETGWPYLLSLLADARARLGLISEGLTTVAEGLAWGARTGQHLEAAELYRLRGELLLLGGETARALNEFQESLQCARRSGARCIELRASLRLFQLQREQGRLWNAERLLREVLDPLPPGLESPELHVARALLDALQHEHVEEHALDRLLSAAPWEIGHIREGSSPTFMEPL; encoded by the coding sequence ATGACCCGGCACGACAAGGACAGCCAGGGGAGCCCGTTGGAGTCCGACTTCGAGGACCCCTTCCTGCGCGAGGTGAGCCGCTTCTCCCTGTCCCTGCCGGCTCCCCGGTCAGGAGAGCGCCTCGGAGGACGGGATGGCAGGCGGTTCGAGATCCTCGGGAAGCTCGGCAAGGGGGGCATGGGGCTGGTCTTCCGTGCCCGTGACGAGCTGCTGCAGCGCATCGTGGCGCTCAAGTTCATCTCCTCGGGCCGGGAGCTCACCCAGGAGTCGCTGGACCGGCTGATCCAGGAGGAGGCCCGGCTCGTCGCCCAGCTGGATCACGAGAACATCGTCCGCATCTTCGATGTCTCCGAGTGGAAGGGCACTCCCTTCCTCATCATGGAGTACCTGGAGGGACAGTCGCTCGACACACTGCTGCGGCGCGGCGCGCTGGAGCCTCGGCGGGCCCTGCACATCCTGAGCGACGTCACGGCCGGGCTGGCGCATGCCCACTCGCGTCAGGTCCTCCATCGGGATCTCAAGCCGAGCAATGTCTTCCTCCTGCCGGATGGGCGGGTGAAGCTCCTCGACTTCGGCCTGGGTGGGTTGGCCTCCTCGCTCGGGTTCGACCTGTTGAAATCGGGCACGCCCGCCTTCATGGCTCCGGAGCAATGGCGGGGGCAGCCGCAGGACATGCGCACCGACACCTGGGCGGCCGGGCTGTTGCTGTACCAGATGCTCACCGGGGAGCTGCCCTATTCCCCGGGGAACCTCCGGACGCTCCGCAAGGGCGTGCTCTCGGCCGAGCCCGTGCCGTCGGTGCGCATCCGCCGCCCGGATCTGCCCGAGACGGTGGACCGGTTCCTGGCACGGGCGCTGGCCAAGGCTCCCTCCCGGCGCTTCCAGAGCGCGCTGGAGATGCATGAGCGGCTGCGGGTGTTGGAGTGGAGCTTGGCCCCCTCGGACGAGGCGCCGCCTCCGCGCTTCACGCCCCACCGCCGGCAGCTGACGCTGGTGTGCGTCCGGCTCGTGGGGCACCTGGCGTCCCTGGATCCGGAGGACCTGAGCGACGTGCAGGCGGCGTTCCACCAGGTCTGCTCGCGCATCCTCGAGCGGCACGGGGGCTGGGTCGCGCTCCGCATGGGCGACGAGGTGCTGGGCTGCTTCGGCTATCCCCTGGTCCGGGAGGATGACGTCGTGTGCGCGGTGCGTGCCGCGCTCGCCCTCACGCGGATGGTGGAGGAGTTGCCGGGGGCCTTCCAGGCCGGGCTCGCGGTCCAGGTGGGCGTGCATACGGATCTGGTGGTGCTGGACGCGTCCGATCCCTCCACGCCGAGAGGACATCCGCCCTCCATCCGGAGCGAGGCGCCCCACCTGGCGAGATGGCTGGCGAGGCAGGCGGAACCCCACACGGTGGATCTCAGTGAGAATACCTGGCAGGGCGCGCGGGGAAACTTCGTGACGGAGCCCCTGGGCCAGCGGTTCTTCCAGTCGTCGCTGGGGCCGATGCGGGTGGGGGTCCACCGGTTGAGGGCCGAGAGGCCGGAGACCACCCGCTTCGAACGGGCGCTGGCCCGGGGCCTCACGCCGCTGGTGGGCCGGAGCACGGAGCTCCGCCAGCTCTTCGGCTGGTGGGAGGAGGCCCGGCGGGGACAGGGCACGGTGGTGCTGCTCAGCGGCGAGGCGGGAATCGGCAAGTCCCGGCTCATCCAGGAGCTGAGCGAGCACGTGGGCCGCGAGGGAGGCCACCTCGTGTCCAGCCAGTGCTGGCCGCAGCTCAGCCGCAGCGCCTTCCATCCGGTGCTCGAGTGGGTGACGCACCTGGCCGCGCTGGAGCCAGAGGCGTCTCCCGAGCGGCGGAGGGACCACCTGGAGGAGGTGCTGCGCTCCCTCGACATGCCCCTGCCGGAGAGCCTGCTGCTGCTCGGACAGCTCCTGGGCCTGCCTCCTCACGAGGAGCTGCCCCCGCTGTTGCTGTCTCCCGAGCAGCAACGGGTCCAGACCCTGGAGACGCTGACCACCTTGCTGCTGCGGCTGCCGGCGCGGCTCCCCGGGACGCGCGGACAGGGTCCACTGCTCCTCGTCCTCGAGGATCTGCACTGGGCGGATCCTTCCACGTTGCGGCTCCTCTCGCGCCTGGGAGAGCTCATCGATGGCACCGGGTTGTTCCTGCTGCTGAGCGCCCGCCCCGAGCTGCGGTTCTCCTGGCGTTCGCATCCCGGCTTCCACCTGCTCGTGCTCGACCGGCTCGGGGCGGACGAGACCGCCGAGATGGTGCGGCGGCTCACGGGGGGCCGGCTCCCTCTGCCGGCGGAGACGATCGAGCTCCTGGTGCGCAAGACGGAGGGCATCCCGCTCTTCGTCGAGGAGATGACGCGCATGGTGCTCACGCGCGGCACCTCCGGCACTCCGGCGGGCGCGCTTCCCATCACCTTGCAGGAGCTGCTCCTGGCCCGGTTGGATCCGCTCCCTCCCGAGCAGAAGGAGCTGGCGTGGAAGGGGGCCGTGATTGGCCGCGGCTTCACGGAGGAGCAGCTGGCGGCCCTCTCGGAGCGCGGTGGCCCCACCCTGAGGAGGGATCTCGAGGAGCTGGTCGAGGCGGGATTGCTCCTGCGCACCGGGGAGGAGCCGGAGCGCCGCTACGAGTTCAGGCATGCGCTCATCCAGGAGGCCGCCTACGAGTCCCTGGTGAAGCCTCGCAGGCGGCAGTACCACCACCAGGTCGCCACGCTCCTGGAGCACCCGCTGACGGGAGCCCCCAGCGCTCCGCCCGAGCTGATCGCCCACCACTACACCCGGGCCGGGGAGCTGCTCCCCGCCATCCGGTACTGGGCCCTGGCCGGGGAGCTGGCCCTGAATCGTTCGGCGTTCGAGGAGTCCATCAGCCACCTGGAGCAGGCCCTGCGGTTGTTCAAACGCCTGCCGGGAGTGGCCCGCCGGGTCGAGGAGGAGCTCCGGCTGCTGGTGCTCCTCGGCCAGGCCCTGATCGCCGCCCGGAACTACTCGGCTCCCGAGGTGGAGCAGCTCTACGAGCGCATCGCGCAGCTCTTCCATGACGTGAGGAACGAGCCCATCCTCGTCGCGGCCAGCATGGGGCTCTTCAACCGCAACCTGATGCGGTTGAACTTCCCGCTGGCCTGCGAGCTGGCCGGGCAGATCGTCTCCCTGGGCCAGCGCGTCCACGAGCCCCAACTGGTGGTGATCGGCCGGTTGATGGAGGGATCGATCCGCCTGATCCAGGGAGAGATCCTCGTGGCGGAGCCCCTGCTCCACGAGGCCGTGGCCCTGGGGGCTTCGGGCGTGGAGCGGGCACCACGACGGACGCTCGGCATGCTCGAGCCCGATCCGTTGGCCATGGCCCTGGCCTATTCGGCCCTGGCCCTGACCCTGCGTTGCGAGCAGCGGGAGGGGCAGCGGCTCAGTGATCGCGCGCTGCGCCGCGCCGAGCAGCTGGGCCACCCCTACACCTTCGTCCTGGTCAGCACCGTGACCAATGCGCTGTACCAGACACGGTTCGACGCGTGGCGGGTGCTCGCGGTGACGGAGCGGGAGAGCCTCGTCTACGAGCAGAACCCGTCGCTGCGCGTGGAGTCGTGGATGCCCGTCCTGCGGGGATGGGCGCTCGTGCTGCTGGGCCCGCGGCGGGACGAGGGTTACACCCTGATGCTCGAGGGACTTGATCATCTGCGGCAGATGCAAGCGGAGACGGGTTGGCCCTACCTGCTGAGCCTGCTCGCGGATGCGCGCGCGAGGCTGGGCTTGATCTCCGAGGGCCTGACGACGGTGGCGGAAGGGTTGGCCTGGGGCGCGCGGACGGGACAGCACCTCGAGGCGGCCGAGCTGTACCGGCTGCGGGGCGAGCTCCTGCTGCTCGGGGGCGAGACCGCCAGGGCGCTGAACGAATTCCAGGAGTCCCTCCAGTGCGCCCGGCGATCCGGCGCCCGGTGCATCGAGCTTCGGGCCTCCTTGCGGCTGTTCCAGCTACAGCGGGAGCAGGGCCGGCTCTGGAACGCGGAGCGGTTGCTGAGGGAGGTCCTCGACCCTCTGCCTCCCGGCCTCGAGTCGCCCGAGCTCCACGTCGCGAGGGCGCTGCTCGACGCACTCCAGCACGAGCACGTCGAGGAGCACGCGCTGGATCGGCTCCTGTCCGCCGCCCCCTGGGAGATCGGTCACATCCGCGAAGGGTCTTCTCCAACTTTCATGGAACCACTCTGA
- a CDS encoding acyltransferase domain-containing protein: MRRTVEESLMRHEDQTDRDEGPCRPVFVFSGQGSQWTGMGRALWESPVCAPVLEACEAEVRRHMGWSLREALTAEGARLGDIEVSCPAIVAVEIALAALWRSWGVEPAAVVGHSIGEVAAAHVAGVLSLEDAMRVICHQGRTIGRLRGQGAMAVVGVPWARAGEALPGFEGRVWRAIHASPEWTVLAAEPEVLEQVLVVLRREGVPARRVDSEVAAHWPKVDPLRGELRGLLGELRPGPGLLPVISTVTGGGLPGERFDADYWVRNLAEPVLFREAVDVLLGAGHDVFLEVSPHPLVKHSLESCMERAGRRGTTLVSLRRGRAPGQEMPGTLRTLSELGSRRRCSALANVA; this comes from the coding sequence ATGCGGCGGACCGTCGAGGAGTCCCTGATGCGTCACGAGGATCAGACGGACCGGGACGAGGGCCCGTGCCGGCCGGTCTTCGTCTTCTCCGGCCAGGGCTCGCAGTGGACGGGCATGGGGCGGGCGCTGTGGGAGTCTCCCGTGTGCGCCCCGGTGCTGGAGGCCTGCGAGGCCGAGGTGCGGCGGCACATGGGCTGGTCCCTGCGGGAGGCGCTGACGGCGGAGGGAGCGCGCCTGGGCGACATCGAGGTGAGCTGCCCGGCCATCGTGGCGGTGGAGATCGCGCTGGCGGCGCTGTGGCGCTCGTGGGGCGTGGAGCCGGCGGCGGTGGTGGGGCACAGCATCGGCGAGGTGGCGGCGGCGCACGTGGCGGGGGTGCTCTCGTTGGAGGATGCGATGCGCGTCATCTGCCACCAGGGCCGCACCATCGGGCGCCTGCGGGGGCAGGGGGCCATGGCGGTGGTGGGCGTGCCGTGGGCGCGGGCCGGCGAGGCGCTGCCCGGGTTCGAGGGCCGGGTGTGGCGGGCCATCCACGCGAGCCCCGAGTGGACGGTGCTGGCCGCGGAGCCGGAGGTTTTGGAACAGGTGCTGGTGGTGCTGCGGCGCGAGGGCGTGCCCGCCCGGCGTGTCGACTCGGAGGTGGCGGCGCACTGGCCGAAGGTGGATCCGCTCCGGGGTGAGCTGCGCGGGCTGCTCGGGGAGCTGCGCCCCGGCCCGGGGCTGCTGCCGGTGATCTCGACGGTGACGGGCGGTGGGCTCCCGGGAGAGCGCTTCGATGCGGACTACTGGGTGCGCAACCTGGCCGAGCCGGTGCTGTTCCGCGAGGCGGTGGATGTGCTGCTCGGTGCGGGGCACGACGTCTTCCTGGAGGTCAGCCCGCACCCGCTGGTGAAGCACTCGCTGGAGTCGTGCATGGAGCGGGCGGGACGGCGCGGGACGACGCTCGTCTCGCTGCGGCGGGGCAGGGCGCCCGGCCAGGAGATGCCGGGCACGCTGCGCACGCTGTCCGAGCTGGGTTCACGGCGCCGGTGCTCGGCGCTGGCGAACGTGGCCTGA
- a CDS encoding protein kinase domain-containing protein, with translation MPPVRHHLLGPLVPGEGSRPFLALALEEGRPPLPVVLVWAPPEVTRDPVLLTKLERETQRATIFDHPNILRVHGLVTLESRIARVTEYADGEPLRKVLEVAHRLPAPFAALVVADVAMGVHYAHVAGSDDGTPLIHGDLRPETVMVSFSGVCKVSGYGALSVAPQERNILRKRNQRLYSAPEQLMGGRAASSVLTDVFLLGLLLYECLSGRRPFQDSLEPDKAILNRPLPPLPVEVPAVLNDVVRRATAKRADQRYPSAHAFREALVAASGALPTPAAFAEMLAKLLPPDGEARLARKKLLEKGLAGGPITQPVPVPVAERITQPVPVPVSERITQPVPVPVGERITQPVPVPVGERITQPVPVPVPVLERVTQPMRAVPAERVTQPTPAVADTSLVETERAVPIAAAQPPPAVADTSLVETERAIPIAAGAPPSPGAPGAEAATTSSRVTQPAEAVPPAAATRAERTAAPVRPPRAMGRIAIAIGALLLLSGIGAIWSTRHKPEVLEDANIPDLKPSVMLTAEPEAPRDAGVRVPSKAPAPAPATPSVTELFVNPDVEVSINGRAIGRTPLTVPLPLGRHTLTFTDPSKNLRTARMIDITHDGTSTFHIRLGMGSVLVQAPAGARITLDGRDVGTAPLAEMTLFEGVYDLRVTLNGDVWEKSFQLMGDQRLVFFPEFDPAQ, from the coding sequence ATGCCCCCGGTTCGTCATCATCTGCTCGGTCCCCTCGTCCCGGGTGAAGGCTCCCGCCCGTTCCTCGCGCTGGCCCTCGAGGAGGGTAGACCTCCCCTTCCCGTCGTCCTCGTCTGGGCCCCACCGGAGGTCACGCGGGATCCGGTACTGCTGACCAAGCTCGAGCGGGAGACGCAGCGCGCCACGATCTTCGATCACCCCAACATCCTCCGGGTGCACGGGCTGGTGACGCTGGAGAGCCGGATCGCCCGGGTGACGGAGTACGCGGACGGAGAGCCCCTTCGCAAGGTGTTGGAGGTGGCCCATCGCCTGCCGGCCCCCTTCGCCGCGCTCGTGGTCGCCGACGTGGCGATGGGGGTGCATTACGCCCACGTCGCGGGGAGCGATGACGGCACCCCGCTGATCCACGGAGACTTGCGCCCGGAGACGGTGATGGTCTCCTTCAGCGGCGTGTGCAAGGTGTCTGGCTATGGGGCGCTGAGCGTGGCGCCGCAGGAGCGCAACATCCTGCGCAAGCGTAACCAGCGCCTCTACAGCGCCCCCGAGCAGCTCATGGGAGGCCGGGCGGCCTCCTCGGTGCTGACGGATGTGTTCCTGCTCGGCTTGCTGCTGTACGAGTGCCTCTCGGGGCGCAGGCCGTTCCAGGACTCGCTGGAGCCGGACAAGGCCATCCTCAACCGCCCGCTGCCGCCCCTGCCGGTGGAAGTGCCGGCCGTGCTCAATGACGTGGTGCGCCGCGCCACGGCGAAGCGCGCCGATCAGCGCTACCCGAGCGCCCATGCCTTCCGCGAGGCCCTGGTGGCCGCCAGCGGCGCGCTGCCCACCCCCGCCGCGTTCGCGGAGATGCTCGCGAAACTGCTGCCTCCCGACGGCGAGGCCCGGCTCGCCCGGAAGAAGCTGCTCGAGAAGGGACTGGCGGGGGGACCCATCACCCAGCCCGTGCCCGTTCCTGTGGCCGAGCGCATCACCCAGCCCGTGCCTGTCCCGGTGAGCGAGCGCATCACCCAGCCCGTTCCCGTTCCGGTGGGCGAGCGCATCACCCAGCCCGTTCCCGTTCCGGTGGGCGAGCGCATCACCCAGCCCGTTCCCGTTCCCGTTCCGGTGCTCGAGCGTGTCACCCAGCCGATGCGCGCCGTCCCCGCCGAGCGCGTCACCCAGCCCACGCCGGCCGTCGCGGACACGTCCCTCGTCGAGACCGAACGTGCCGTCCCGATCGCCGCCGCCCAGCCTCCGCCGGCCGTCGCGGACACGTCCCTCGTCGAGACCGAGCGCGCCATCCCGATCGCGGCCGGAGCGCCGCCGTCTCCAGGAGCGCCCGGGGCCGAGGCGGCCACCACCTCCTCGCGCGTGACGCAGCCCGCCGAAGCGGTGCCGCCCGCCGCGGCGACCCGGGCCGAGCGGACCGCCGCGCCCGTGCGCCCGCCGCGCGCGATGGGGCGCATCGCCATCGCCATCGGGGCCCTGCTGCTGCTGAGCGGAATTGGCGCCATCTGGAGCACCCGGCACAAGCCGGAGGTGCTCGAGGACGCGAACATCCCGGACCTCAAACCCTCCGTGATGCTCACCGCGGAGCCCGAGGCCCCGAGGGATGCCGGGGTGCGCGTGCCGAGCAAGGCCCCGGCGCCCGCGCCCGCGACCCCCTCGGTGACCGAGCTCTTCGTGAACCCCGACGTGGAGGTGTCCATCAACGGCCGGGCGATCGGCCGCACGCCGCTGACGGTTCCCCTCCCCCTCGGCCGTCACACGCTGACGTTCACCGATCCGTCGAAGAACCTGCGGACGGCCCGGATGATCGACATCACCCACGACGGCACGTCGACGTTCCACATCCGCCTGGGCATGGGCTCGGTCCTGGTCCAGGCGCCCGCGGGGGCCCGCATCACCCTCGATGGGAGGGACGTGGGGACGGCGCCGCTCGCCGAGATGACGCTGTTCGAGGGTGTGTACGATCTGCGCGTCACCTTGAACGGGGACGTCTGGGAGAAGTCCTTCCAGCTGATGGGGGACCAGCGCCTGGTCTTCTTCCCCGAGTTCGACCCGGCGCAGTGA
- a CDS encoding FAD-dependent monooxygenase, with the protein MSRKTNPQVVIVGAGPAGMLLAYQLVTNGVPVRVLERHPDFEREFRGELLQPSALAPLEQLGILPLLVEKKLALPNVERRLFVGRTRRVMVPGGKERGSLVSQAGLLQLLHELCGRHPHYQLDFGTTALQTIRENGRVVALKTRREGAEGRVEGDLFVDCSGRNSGLRRDVGLQVQTTQVPADVVWLRFDLSDAPEALPESVDVHMFGKGVVVVFVPTTRSRLQVAYSAPGDLGGLRKDVPELRRRLLPTVPEKLRPHIEAKLDERTESQFLRVVVDRVERWHAPGILFLGDAAHTMSPSGGLGLNLAIRDSLVAANHLLDAIRAEQPLDERVFQKIEDERRPETDMIQGMQTRVHRMVMAPMFVEHIMFTLLGLVLRLMKKADQSSRGVTPVEMRYGVPVSRLP; encoded by the coding sequence ATGTCTCGGAAAACGAACCCCCAGGTCGTCATCGTTGGTGCTGGTCCCGCTGGAATGCTGCTCGCCTACCAGCTGGTGACGAATGGCGTCCCCGTACGGGTGCTCGAGCGGCATCCCGACTTCGAGCGTGAGTTCCGCGGCGAGCTGCTCCAACCCTCGGCGCTCGCTCCACTGGAGCAGCTCGGTATCCTGCCGCTGCTCGTGGAGAAGAAGCTGGCGCTCCCGAACGTCGAGCGGCGGCTGTTCGTCGGGCGGACCCGGCGGGTGATGGTCCCGGGCGGCAAGGAGCGGGGCTCGCTGGTCTCCCAGGCGGGGCTCCTCCAACTCCTGCACGAGCTGTGCGGCCGTCATCCCCATTACCAGTTGGACTTCGGCACCACGGCCCTCCAGACGATTCGCGAGAATGGCCGGGTGGTGGCGCTGAAGACGCGGCGGGAAGGCGCCGAGGGCCGCGTCGAGGGAGATCTCTTCGTGGACTGTAGCGGCCGGAACAGCGGGCTGCGCAGGGACGTGGGGCTCCAGGTCCAGACGACGCAGGTTCCCGCGGACGTGGTGTGGCTGCGCTTCGATCTCTCGGACGCGCCCGAGGCGCTGCCGGAGAGCGTCGACGTGCACATGTTCGGCAAGGGCGTGGTGGTCGTCTTCGTCCCGACGACGCGGTCTCGGCTGCAGGTGGCCTACAGCGCGCCCGGGGATCTCGGCGGCCTGCGAAAGGATGTCCCCGAGCTGCGCCGTCGGCTGCTGCCGACGGTGCCCGAGAAGCTGCGGCCCCACATCGAGGCGAAGCTCGACGAGCGCACCGAGTCCCAATTCCTTCGGGTGGTGGTCGATCGCGTCGAGCGCTGGCATGCACCCGGAATCCTGTTCCTGGGCGATGCCGCGCACACGATGTCTCCCTCGGGAGGACTGGGATTGAACCTGGCGATCCGCGACAGCCTCGTGGCCGCCAATCACCTGCTCGATGCGATCCGCGCGGAGCAGCCGCTCGATGAGCGGGTCTTCCAGAAGATCGAGGACGAGCGCCGGCCCGAGACGGACATGATCCAGGGCATGCAGACGCGGGTGCACCGGATGGTGATGGCGCCGATGTTCGTCGAGCACATCATGTTCACCCTGCTCGGCCTGGTGCTGCGGCTCATGAAGAAGGCGGATCAGAGCAGCCGGGGCGTCACCCCGGTGGAGATGCGCTACGGCGTCCCGGTGTCCCGGCTCCCGTGA
- a CDS encoding helix-turn-helix transcriptional regulator, with protein sequence MTENKERTRLAMHLGETLREARKRAEMTQVDVAERVELATEVLGRIERGNMLPSVPTLRKLCRTLHVDANAMLGLDAETTFSWPEEPAREEEDTPELRRVMRTLRRMDAAQLSVVGSMASALLKYTGQRPEDSSE encoded by the coding sequence ATGACGGAAAACAAAGAGAGGACTCGGCTGGCCATGCACCTGGGAGAGACGCTCCGCGAGGCACGCAAGAGGGCGGAGATGACCCAGGTCGATGTCGCGGAGCGCGTCGAGCTGGCGACCGAGGTCCTCGGCCGGATCGAGCGAGGGAACATGCTCCCGAGCGTGCCGACCCTGCGCAAGCTGTGCCGCACGCTGCACGTGGACGCCAACGCCATGTTGGGGCTCGACGCCGAGACGACCTTCTCGTGGCCGGAGGAGCCCGCTCGAGAAGAGGAGGACACCCCGGAGCTGCGCCGGGTGATGCGGACGCTTCGCCGGATGGACGCCGCTCAGCTCTCGGTGGTGGGCAGCATGGCCAGCGCCTTGTTGAAATACACGGGACAACGGCCAGAGGACTCCTCCGAGTGA